A stretch of the Harpia harpyja isolate bHarHar1 chromosome 5, bHarHar1 primary haplotype, whole genome shotgun sequence genome encodes the following:
- the TSHZ1 gene encoding teashirt homolog 1 isoform X1 — protein sequence MVTAFSTEDSNDVKCVCSITLSCFPPRLLSCILAYVPEEELKAAEIDEDSVEDDGLSLDIQENEYLCNEEAEIKEAQSYQNSPVSTATNQDAGYGSPFSENSDQLAHFKSTSSKEEKEDPQCTDNVSYPQDSLAQIKAVYANLLSETCWSSLALDLKKSNPTTSNNGISQNENTTGTDTNANSQSTSTTSTNTSTSTTTSNTSNSNSNSGGSGYDWHQAALAKTLQQTSSYGLLPEPSLFSTVQLYRQNNKLYGSVFTGASKFRCKDCSAAYDTLVELTVHMNETGHYRDDNRDKEADKTKRWSKPRKRSLMEMEGKEDAQKVLKCMYCGHSFESLQDLSVHMIKTKHYQKVPLKEPVPAITKLVPSTKKRALQDLASPCSPEPTGITAEASLGESAKDQKTANPYVTPNNRYGYQNGASYTWQFEARKAQILKCMECGSSHDTLQQLTAHMMVTGHFLKVTNSASKKGKQLVLDPVVEEKIQSIPLPPTTHTRLPASNIKKQPDSPAGSTNSEEKKDLEKEKVVVSETEKKIKEENEDTTEKFEPTTLYQYLREEDLDDSPKGGIDILKSLENTVTTAISKAQNGAPSWGGYPSIHAAYQLPGTVKPLQPAVQSVQMQPSYASSVKSLSSEHNALIHSPGNLTPPPHKSNVSAMEELVEKVTGKINVKKEEKPLEKEKSSPVKPMSPAAKENKDFPKAEEINNKQQPKKSSETEVQKVKKDSPAEAHTPNGTEPLKTKVANGCNNLGIITDHSPEPSFINPLSALQSIMNTHLGKISKPVSPSLDPLAMLYKISNSMLDKPIYPTTPVKQADAIDRYYYENSDQPIDLTKSKNKPLVSSVADSASSPLRESALLDISDMVKNLTGRLTPKSSTPSTVSEKSDADGSSFEEALDELSPVHKRKGRQSNWNPQHLLILQAQFASSLRETPEGKYIMSDLGPQERVHISKFTGLSMTTISHWLANVKYQLRRTGGTKFLKNLDTGHPVFFCNDCASQFRTASTYISHLETHLGFSLKDLSKLPLNQIQEQQNVSKVLANKTLGSLGIAEEDLGSTFQCKLCNRTFASKHAVKLHLSKTHGKSPEDHLIYVTELEKQ from the coding sequence ATGGTTACTGCTTTTAGTACAGAAGACAGCAACGATGTAAAATGTGTGTGTTCGATAACTTTGTCTTGTTTTCCCCCCCGTCTCCTCTCCTGTATTTTAGCATATGTTCCTGAGGAGGAattgaaagcagcagaaatagaTGAAGACAGCGTGGAAGATGATGGGCTGTCTCTGGACATCCAGGAGAATGAGTATTTGTGCAATGAAGAAGCGGAGATCAAAGAGGCTCAAAGCTACCAGAACTCCCCAGTCAGCACTGCAACTAATCAGGATGCAGGCTATGGTTCGCCGTTTAGTGAAAACAGCGATCAGCTGGCCCATTTCAAAAGCACTTCCtctaaagaagagaaagaggatcCTCAGTGCACAGACAATGTTTCCTATCCACAGGACAGCTTGGCACAAATAAAAGCTGTGTATGCAAATTTGCTTTCAGAGACTTGCTGGTCCAGTTTAGCTTTGGACTTAAAGAAATCCAATCCAACCACCAGCAACAATGGAATCAGCCAGAATGAGAACACCACCGGTACTGACACCAATGCCAATTCCCAGAGTACTAGTACTACCAGTACCAACACTAGTACCAGTACAACCACCAGTAATACTAGTAACAGTAATAGTAACAGTGGTGGCTCGGGTTACGACTGGCACCAAGCTGCATTAGCTAAAACTTTGCAGCAGACCTCATCGTACGGACTTCTCCCAGAGCCTAGTCTTTTCAGCACAGTACAGCTTTACCGGCAAAACAATAAACTTTATGGGTCTGTGTTCACCGGTGCTAGCAAGTTCCGATGCAAAGACTGCAGTGCAGCCTATGACACACTGGTGGAGCTAACAGTGCACATGAATGAAACTGGACATTACCGTGATGACAACAGAGATAAAGAAGCTGATAAGACCAAACGGTGGTCAAAGCCTAGAAAACGATCACTTATGGAAATGGAAGGCAAAGAGGATGCCCAAAAAGTGCTGAAGTGCATGTACTGTGGGCATTCGTTTGAGTCTTTGCAAGACCTCAGCGTCCATATGATAAAAACAAAGCATTACCAGAAAGTGCCTCTGAAGGAGCCAGTACCAGCCATCACTAAATTGGTCCCTTCTACCAAAAAGCGAGCACTTCAGGACTTGGCTTCACCTTGTTCACCTGAGCCAACAGGGATCACTGCAGAAGCTTCACTGGGTGAGTCTGCAAAGGATCAGAAAACTGCCAACCCCTATGTGACTCCAAATAACCGCTATGGCTATCAAAATGGTGCTAGCTACACTTGGCAGTTTGAGGCACGCAAGGCCCAAATACTGAAATGCATGGAATGTGGTAGTTCCCATGACACTTTGCAGCAGCTCACTGCTCATATGATGGTCACTGGTCATTTCTTGAAGGTGACCAATTCTGCTtccaaaaaaggcaaacagcTAGTATTGGACCCTGTAGTGGAGGAGAAGATACAGTCTATACCTCTTCCACCCACCACCCACACAAGGCTACCAGCCTCCAACATTAAAAAGCAGCCTGATTCCCCAGCGGGCTCCACAAACTCAGAGGAGAAGAAAGACCTGGAGAAGGAAAAGGTGGTGGTcagtgaaacagagaaaaagattaaagaaGAGAATGAGGACACTACAGAGAAATTTGAGCCAACAACTTTGTATCAGTACCTCAGAGAGGAGGACCTAGATGATAGTCCTAAAGGCGGAATAGACATATTGAAATCCCTGGAGAACACGGTGACAACAGCTATCAGCAAAGCTCAGAATGGAGCCCCTTCCTGGGGAGGCTATCCCAGTATTCATGCAGCTTACCAGCTCCCGGGAACAGTCAAACCCCTTCAGCCTGCGGTGCAGAGTGTTCAAATGCAGCCGTCCTACGCGAGCAGTGTAAAATCACTGTCGTCAGAACACAATGCGCTCATCCATTCCCCAGGCAATCTCACACCCCCACCTCACAAGAGCAATGTATCTGCTATGGAAGAACTAGTGGAGAAAGTTACAGGTAAAATCAatgtgaagaaggaagaaaagcctttggagaaagagaagagtTCTCCAGTCAAACCCATGTCACCTGCTGCTAAAGAAAACAAGGACTtcccaaaagcagaagaaataaataacaaacagCAGCCGAAGAAGAGCTCTGAGACAGAAGTTCAGAAGGTCAAAAAGGATAGTCCAGCAGAAGCACATACGCCAAATGGTACAGAGCCACTTAAAACGAAGGTTGCAAATGGCTGTAACAATTTAGGAATCATCACAGATCATTCACCTGAGCCATCCTTCATTAATCCGTTGAGCGCTTTACAGTCCATTATGAATACTCACTTAGGCAAAATTTCTAAGCCGGTAAGCCCCTCTCTGGACCCTTTGGCCATGCTGTACAAAATTAGCAACAGCATGTTGGACAAACCCATTTACCCAACCACTCCGGTCAAGCAGGCTGATGCTATTGACCGGTATTACTATGAGAACAGTGATCAACCTATTGATCTAACCAAGTCCAAAAATAAACCTCTTGTTTCCAGTGTGGCTGACTCTGCCTCGTCCCCGCTGAGGGAGAGCGCCCTGCTAGATATTTCTGATATGGTGAAGAACCTCACAGGGCGTTTGACACCCAAGTCTTCAACTCCATCTACGGTGTCAGAGAAGTCTGATGCTGACGGGAGCAGTTTTGAGGAAGCTTTGGATGAACTGTCACCAGTACACAAGAGGAAGGGCAGACAGTCCAACTGGAACCCTCAGCATCTTCTGATCCTTCAAGCCCAGTTTGCTTCCAGCTTGAGGGAGACCCCAGAAGGCAAATACATTATGTCGGACCTAGGTCCACAAGAGCGGGTACACATCTCTAAGTTTACTGGTCTTTCCATGACCACAATTAGCCACTGGCTGGCCAATGTGAAGTATCAGTTAAGGAGGACAGGTGGAACtaaatttttaaagaacttgGACACAGGacatcctgttttcttttgcaatgaTTGTGCCTCTCAGTTCAGGACTGCTTCTACATACATAAGTCACTTAGAGACACACCTAGGGTTTAGTTTGAAGGATCTGTCAAAGTTGCCACTTAATCAGATTCAAGAACAGCAGAATGTTTCAAAAGTCCTCGCGAACAAGACTTTGGGCTCACTTGGAATTGCCGAGGAGGACTTAGGCTCCACATTCCAGTGTAAGCTCTGTAACCGAACTTTTGCAAGCAAGCATGCAGTCAAACTGCACCTTAGTAAAACACATGGCAAGTCCCCAGAGGACCATCTGATCTATGTAACTGAGTTAGAAAAACAATAG
- the TSHZ1 gene encoding teashirt homolog 1 isoform X2 has protein sequence MPRRKQQAPRRSAAYVPEEELKAAEIDEDSVEDDGLSLDIQENEYLCNEEAEIKEAQSYQNSPVSTATNQDAGYGSPFSENSDQLAHFKSTSSKEEKEDPQCTDNVSYPQDSLAQIKAVYANLLSETCWSSLALDLKKSNPTTSNNGISQNENTTGTDTNANSQSTSTTSTNTSTSTTTSNTSNSNSNSGGSGYDWHQAALAKTLQQTSSYGLLPEPSLFSTVQLYRQNNKLYGSVFTGASKFRCKDCSAAYDTLVELTVHMNETGHYRDDNRDKEADKTKRWSKPRKRSLMEMEGKEDAQKVLKCMYCGHSFESLQDLSVHMIKTKHYQKVPLKEPVPAITKLVPSTKKRALQDLASPCSPEPTGITAEASLGESAKDQKTANPYVTPNNRYGYQNGASYTWQFEARKAQILKCMECGSSHDTLQQLTAHMMVTGHFLKVTNSASKKGKQLVLDPVVEEKIQSIPLPPTTHTRLPASNIKKQPDSPAGSTNSEEKKDLEKEKVVVSETEKKIKEENEDTTEKFEPTTLYQYLREEDLDDSPKGGIDILKSLENTVTTAISKAQNGAPSWGGYPSIHAAYQLPGTVKPLQPAVQSVQMQPSYASSVKSLSSEHNALIHSPGNLTPPPHKSNVSAMEELVEKVTGKINVKKEEKPLEKEKSSPVKPMSPAAKENKDFPKAEEINNKQQPKKSSETEVQKVKKDSPAEAHTPNGTEPLKTKVANGCNNLGIITDHSPEPSFINPLSALQSIMNTHLGKISKPVSPSLDPLAMLYKISNSMLDKPIYPTTPVKQADAIDRYYYENSDQPIDLTKSKNKPLVSSVADSASSPLRESALLDISDMVKNLTGRLTPKSSTPSTVSEKSDADGSSFEEALDELSPVHKRKGRQSNWNPQHLLILQAQFASSLRETPEGKYIMSDLGPQERVHISKFTGLSMTTISHWLANVKYQLRRTGGTKFLKNLDTGHPVFFCNDCASQFRTASTYISHLETHLGFSLKDLSKLPLNQIQEQQNVSKVLANKTLGSLGIAEEDLGSTFQCKLCNRTFASKHAVKLHLSKTHGKSPEDHLIYVTELEKQ, from the coding sequence CATATGTTCCTGAGGAGGAattgaaagcagcagaaatagaTGAAGACAGCGTGGAAGATGATGGGCTGTCTCTGGACATCCAGGAGAATGAGTATTTGTGCAATGAAGAAGCGGAGATCAAAGAGGCTCAAAGCTACCAGAACTCCCCAGTCAGCACTGCAACTAATCAGGATGCAGGCTATGGTTCGCCGTTTAGTGAAAACAGCGATCAGCTGGCCCATTTCAAAAGCACTTCCtctaaagaagagaaagaggatcCTCAGTGCACAGACAATGTTTCCTATCCACAGGACAGCTTGGCACAAATAAAAGCTGTGTATGCAAATTTGCTTTCAGAGACTTGCTGGTCCAGTTTAGCTTTGGACTTAAAGAAATCCAATCCAACCACCAGCAACAATGGAATCAGCCAGAATGAGAACACCACCGGTACTGACACCAATGCCAATTCCCAGAGTACTAGTACTACCAGTACCAACACTAGTACCAGTACAACCACCAGTAATACTAGTAACAGTAATAGTAACAGTGGTGGCTCGGGTTACGACTGGCACCAAGCTGCATTAGCTAAAACTTTGCAGCAGACCTCATCGTACGGACTTCTCCCAGAGCCTAGTCTTTTCAGCACAGTACAGCTTTACCGGCAAAACAATAAACTTTATGGGTCTGTGTTCACCGGTGCTAGCAAGTTCCGATGCAAAGACTGCAGTGCAGCCTATGACACACTGGTGGAGCTAACAGTGCACATGAATGAAACTGGACATTACCGTGATGACAACAGAGATAAAGAAGCTGATAAGACCAAACGGTGGTCAAAGCCTAGAAAACGATCACTTATGGAAATGGAAGGCAAAGAGGATGCCCAAAAAGTGCTGAAGTGCATGTACTGTGGGCATTCGTTTGAGTCTTTGCAAGACCTCAGCGTCCATATGATAAAAACAAAGCATTACCAGAAAGTGCCTCTGAAGGAGCCAGTACCAGCCATCACTAAATTGGTCCCTTCTACCAAAAAGCGAGCACTTCAGGACTTGGCTTCACCTTGTTCACCTGAGCCAACAGGGATCACTGCAGAAGCTTCACTGGGTGAGTCTGCAAAGGATCAGAAAACTGCCAACCCCTATGTGACTCCAAATAACCGCTATGGCTATCAAAATGGTGCTAGCTACACTTGGCAGTTTGAGGCACGCAAGGCCCAAATACTGAAATGCATGGAATGTGGTAGTTCCCATGACACTTTGCAGCAGCTCACTGCTCATATGATGGTCACTGGTCATTTCTTGAAGGTGACCAATTCTGCTtccaaaaaaggcaaacagcTAGTATTGGACCCTGTAGTGGAGGAGAAGATACAGTCTATACCTCTTCCACCCACCACCCACACAAGGCTACCAGCCTCCAACATTAAAAAGCAGCCTGATTCCCCAGCGGGCTCCACAAACTCAGAGGAGAAGAAAGACCTGGAGAAGGAAAAGGTGGTGGTcagtgaaacagagaaaaagattaaagaaGAGAATGAGGACACTACAGAGAAATTTGAGCCAACAACTTTGTATCAGTACCTCAGAGAGGAGGACCTAGATGATAGTCCTAAAGGCGGAATAGACATATTGAAATCCCTGGAGAACACGGTGACAACAGCTATCAGCAAAGCTCAGAATGGAGCCCCTTCCTGGGGAGGCTATCCCAGTATTCATGCAGCTTACCAGCTCCCGGGAACAGTCAAACCCCTTCAGCCTGCGGTGCAGAGTGTTCAAATGCAGCCGTCCTACGCGAGCAGTGTAAAATCACTGTCGTCAGAACACAATGCGCTCATCCATTCCCCAGGCAATCTCACACCCCCACCTCACAAGAGCAATGTATCTGCTATGGAAGAACTAGTGGAGAAAGTTACAGGTAAAATCAatgtgaagaaggaagaaaagcctttggagaaagagaagagtTCTCCAGTCAAACCCATGTCACCTGCTGCTAAAGAAAACAAGGACTtcccaaaagcagaagaaataaataacaaacagCAGCCGAAGAAGAGCTCTGAGACAGAAGTTCAGAAGGTCAAAAAGGATAGTCCAGCAGAAGCACATACGCCAAATGGTACAGAGCCACTTAAAACGAAGGTTGCAAATGGCTGTAACAATTTAGGAATCATCACAGATCATTCACCTGAGCCATCCTTCATTAATCCGTTGAGCGCTTTACAGTCCATTATGAATACTCACTTAGGCAAAATTTCTAAGCCGGTAAGCCCCTCTCTGGACCCTTTGGCCATGCTGTACAAAATTAGCAACAGCATGTTGGACAAACCCATTTACCCAACCACTCCGGTCAAGCAGGCTGATGCTATTGACCGGTATTACTATGAGAACAGTGATCAACCTATTGATCTAACCAAGTCCAAAAATAAACCTCTTGTTTCCAGTGTGGCTGACTCTGCCTCGTCCCCGCTGAGGGAGAGCGCCCTGCTAGATATTTCTGATATGGTGAAGAACCTCACAGGGCGTTTGACACCCAAGTCTTCAACTCCATCTACGGTGTCAGAGAAGTCTGATGCTGACGGGAGCAGTTTTGAGGAAGCTTTGGATGAACTGTCACCAGTACACAAGAGGAAGGGCAGACAGTCCAACTGGAACCCTCAGCATCTTCTGATCCTTCAAGCCCAGTTTGCTTCCAGCTTGAGGGAGACCCCAGAAGGCAAATACATTATGTCGGACCTAGGTCCACAAGAGCGGGTACACATCTCTAAGTTTACTGGTCTTTCCATGACCACAATTAGCCACTGGCTGGCCAATGTGAAGTATCAGTTAAGGAGGACAGGTGGAACtaaatttttaaagaacttgGACACAGGacatcctgttttcttttgcaatgaTTGTGCCTCTCAGTTCAGGACTGCTTCTACATACATAAGTCACTTAGAGACACACCTAGGGTTTAGTTTGAAGGATCTGTCAAAGTTGCCACTTAATCAGATTCAAGAACAGCAGAATGTTTCAAAAGTCCTCGCGAACAAGACTTTGGGCTCACTTGGAATTGCCGAGGAGGACTTAGGCTCCACATTCCAGTGTAAGCTCTGTAACCGAACTTTTGCAAGCAAGCATGCAGTCAAACTGCACCTTAGTAAAACACATGGCAAGTCCCCAGAGGACCATCTGATCTATGTAACTGAGTTAGAAAAACAATAG